DNA from Arvicola amphibius chromosome 13, mArvAmp1.2, whole genome shotgun sequence:
tttttttactaaccaGAAGATCCACCACCCTCAACTGAATACATTATACCTAGTTGCAATCTAATTTCTACCCTAATTTACAAGTGGCAACCCTCTCTAATACACTAGTACTTTCCTAAACAATCATCTGTGACTTAAGAGAACTAGCATGTAAATGGCATTTACACTCAAAGTAccaaataattttttcataaacaactttatttattcatgacacattatttaaaaaaaatcccatcccctggaaatgagttaaaaaaaaataaacaaaatccacctcccacctccctgttcccacttcctcccattccctccaaataaaagggaaaaaaaaggtaaagaaaaaataaaacaaaacaaaaacacctgaaaaacaaaaacaccccaaaACTCCCCAAAACAAAGTAGTGCATTTCCCCAGGGGTGAGGGGAATTTACACTGGAGCCACTGGGAGCGAGATCTTCCGGCTACAGAAACCTGCAAAGAAAGAcactcaaaacagaaaaagaaacacaaaaggaaacaaaatagatCACCAGGCAAACTGGAGGGGCAGGGAGCCCGAGGAAAGAAGGGCAGGGTGGGCGTAGACCTGGTAGGacaggagcaggcaggcagggactgCAAAAGGCAGGGAGAAGACGAGGGAAGGAAACAAGCTGAACAGATTGGTGTCCTTCCAGAGCCCTGGGTAAAAAAAAGCCCTACCACCCGTGCCCACCTACCCTTGAGCAGGCCCAAAGAGGGTgaaggggagcagggaaacagGGAGCAGCTTGCACAGTTGAGATGTGTCCATGGCGAATCCCCAGAGGGAATATGTAGCCCCTGCCCCACTCCCTGGGCCTCCCCTACTCCCCAGAGCAGGTCCCTCCTCAGTTAGTTATGGGATTCTCCCCCCTTCCAcagtatatctttttttttttttaaatattttttttccatcaaggtcatcttctttttttcttttttttttttaattcttttttttttccttctttcctctttttttcctctctctcctcctaatACACACTTTTTTTAGTAAGGGGAATACCATGATGTCGCTCTAGCCCGGCccctggaagaaagaaggagagttaGGTGTTAACATGGTTCCTAGAGAGCTCAGTGCAAGACCCTCCCCATGGGCCCGCAACTGCCCCAGTACCAAAGGGAGCTCTTAAAAGTGAGTGTTCACTCCCAGGAATAACAACCGGCAAACTGGGGCTTCGAGAAATGGGTAAGGAAGTGCATCTAAGACACTGAGGGTCAAGAAAAAGATCCATTGTCTATCCAGTGCTTCACAGCTCTTAGACCCTATCTGGTGAAAAGGCAGGGTTTATCTTAACATACACTTACTGCAAGGACAGAAGGCAAGCACAGCCACAAAATGGTGCCACTAGGCCCAATCAGACAGATAACCTTGGAACAACTTCAGTCCTCCCACACAGCTGTGGGAGAATAAGCCTGCAGCTGGATGCTTCCAAGGAAGCACATTTAAACCCCTCCCTAACTCTGGGAAAAGTAACAATGTCCCAGCAGCGGAGGCCTACAACTCTTAGTGTAAACTTTCACTGCCACCAAtacccaaagaaagaaagcagaggagaaaacATCTCAGAACAACTCTGTCCTCATCAATTTCTACTCAAGGAAACAGAACTGAACTGGCCTGCAACTACTTCCTCCTTCTGAACACGTGGGAGGACCAAGTCcccagaaaccaaaaaaaaaagaggacaaggGAGCGAGGGTCCTCAGATCAGGAGAGGTTGAAGCCTAAGGGCTcatgggaggcggggaagaggaGCAGCCCATCTATCCTGACCTGTAGACTCGACCCCGGGGCCTGCTGTTAAAACCACTGTAGAATCGAGATCGGGAGCTGTTGTAATTGGTAGTCCGGGCACGGTATCGGGCACGCGGGAAACCCCGGTCTGTTGTGCTGATGCCTGGTCTGTTGGTTCGTTTGGGAATCACCTGCAAAGGATGTAAGAGAAAGACGGAGTGAAGGCAGGGAATACGCAGAGAATCCACAGCCAAGGCACTTACTGTGCTTACCTtgatctgtcttcctctgaaCAGGGACTCATCTAAGGCCAGGGAAGTCCTCACTGACTCTTTGTCTGAGAACTCTATATACGCAAACCTGGAAAGAATCATTTGTCATTTTATTGGATTTTACAAATAAATCACAGGTTGGTTAAACCCAACTTATAGTTAATTGAAATTACAACATGGcaacattttaaagtaattatttaagtactgtatttataaaaatttccaactACTTTTGGGCACAGTGAACACAgcttgcaatcccagctactcagtaggcagaggcagcagaaccTCGGTTcaagtttaagactagcctgggtgaaaaaagtaaaaaagggtGTGTGTAACGGCTCAGAAAAGAGCACTCGTCAGCATACACCCCaagtccctgggttcaatttccagcacaaaAATTAAAGTAACAAGGCCCAGATTTCCATACAGCCACACCTGGTGCCAGCTAGCTGCTGTGGCCCTTCTAGCTTACAATCCCCCCCCACCTGCCTTTATTACCCGGACTCTGAAGATAGTAACAGACAACCACTGATCATATACAAACTTAACAGGTAAAACATTCttcttataaaatacaaaatgttaaGTCTAGCTTGAAGCACttcaagactttaatcccagcacttaaaatgcagaggcagaagcaggtggatctctgagtttgaggtcagtctggtctacagagctaatagccagggatacacagaaatctcaaaattaaaaaaaaattaaagagtaaaATAATGTGAGTTCACACTGGTAGCTCAGCAGCAGGGCACATACTTAGCATGTTCAAGGTCCTGCTCCCACTCCCAGCTTGGAGACTGGTGGTGGTATTTTCAGTCTGTATTTCAAACCGTGGCTAACATGATCTCAACTTACTCCCCTACTCACCCTTTGGGATGGCCACTGAATTTGTCACAGAGTATAGTAACACGGTTGACTGAACCACAGCCATGAAAGTGAGCTTCCAGCTCTTCTGCTGTTGCACCATAGTCCACCTAAGGAAAGAACACTCATTTTACAAGTACTGAGAAAACTGAACAGGTACCCTGCCTAGAAATCTTTAGTCTGGGTCCAAGGCACAGCAAATATTGTTCCCCTTTCTTCCAATTCTAGAATCTTACCATTTCATTACATCTATCTTCTCATAACCTTCCCAAGTCCCAAACTGCAAATCAATTCTAGAGATTCCTTTCAAATTATTATGTAACATCCTAAAATAAGAACGTATTCCTGCCAGGTGATAGTGCACGCCTTcctcatcccagcacttgagaggcagaggcaggcggatctttcaATTTCAGACCAGCCCACTCTACAgcacaaattccaggccagccaaggctatactgagaaagaaatcctgtcttgaaaacccaaaaaaaagaccatgtatagtggcacacacctttaatcccaggcagaggcaggcaaatctctgaatttgaggccagcctggactacaaagctagtgccaggtcagccagggatacatagggaaccccccccccccccccaaaaccaaataataatgtAGTTATAATGCCAATACTCAGTAGGTTGAGACTGGAGAATCACTTTGAAACAatggccagtctgggctatgtaacAAACCctacctaaaataaaaacaaaagaaaaaaaattgaacgCTCCCCAAACCCTATTCAGACTCTTCCTCAATACATACATTGCCAACATAGATAGAACGGGCATCAGCCTCCATCTTCTCCTCAAGAGACATGATCACTGGGccagcttggaaaaaaaaaagtattttaagcaagcatacttctgctggatcaatacatatatacacccaCCACCATGAGGCTAAGACTTGAGGCTGTTCTACTATACCCATTACCTAGGACAGTACCAGTATAGTAGGTTTCAAtatcccctttaaaaaaaaaaaaatcctaatttatATTTCCCAAGCCGAGTTTCTATTGAACTGTTCTGGCTGAAATGCCTCAGCGTGAACAGAACTGGCTGGACTGAGATCTTCCATTTCTACCAGTCATCAGGATCTTCTAAGTCCTAACTGAGGGGTCTCTAACTGAAAGCATTAGACTTGAAGGTCAAACGCCAGCGGACGATCTCCGCAAGAAGGGTACAGACAGAcgaagaacaaa
Protein-coding regions in this window:
- the LOC119799971 gene encoding LOW QUALITY PROTEIN: polyadenylate-binding protein 2-like (The sequence of the model RefSeq protein was modified relative to this genomic sequence to represent the inferred CDS: deleted 1 base in 1 codon): MAAAAAAAAAAGAAGGRGSGPGRRRHLVPGAGGEAGEGDPGGAGDYGNGLESEELEPGELLPEPEPEEEPPRPRAPPGAPGPGPGSGAPGSQEEEEEPGLVEADPGDGAIEDPELEAIKARVREMEEEAEKLKELQNEVEKQMNMSPPPGNAGPVIMSLEEKMEADARSIYVGNVDYGATAEELEAHFHGCGSVNRVTILCDKFSGHPKGFAYIEFSDKESVRTSLALDESLFRGRQIKVIPKRTNRPGISTTDRGFPRARYRARTTNYNSSRSRFYSGFNSRPRGRVYRGRARATSWYSPY